The Oxalobacteraceae bacterium OTU3CINTB1 genome includes a window with the following:
- a CDS encoding DUF1275 domain-containing protein, with product MERGDIKQGVTLGFLAGYVDTLGFIGLFGLFTAHVTGNFVLIGRSVVQSAPEIFLKLLVFPVFMLFVAIARLLILRWQRTGGKQLRNSFLTQLLLMVATVACASLAAPIVSADAPLSMATGMLCAGAMAVQNAYGKLLLGKSAATTVMTGNVTQLVIDLVDSARGDPDAMGRCKKLVWPVLAFALGCMGGALAFIAVGFNGLLLPCALLLWLAVAAVD from the coding sequence ATGGAACGCGGTGATATCAAACAAGGCGTCACGCTCGGCTTTTTAGCCGGCTACGTCGACACGCTGGGCTTTATCGGCCTGTTCGGATTGTTCACGGCGCACGTGACGGGCAACTTCGTGCTGATCGGCCGTTCGGTGGTGCAGTCGGCGCCGGAGATCTTCCTCAAGCTGCTGGTGTTCCCGGTGTTCATGCTGTTCGTGGCGATCGCCCGGCTGCTGATCCTGCGCTGGCAACGCACCGGCGGCAAGCAGCTGCGCAACAGCTTCCTGACGCAGTTGCTGCTGATGGTGGCGACGGTGGCCTGCGCCTCGCTGGCCGCGCCCATCGTCTCGGCCGACGCGCCGCTGAGCATGGCGACCGGCATGCTGTGCGCCGGCGCGATGGCGGTGCAGAACGCCTACGGCAAGCTGCTGCTGGGTAAATCGGCGGCCACCACCGTCATGACCGGCAACGTCACGCAACTGGTGATCGATCTGGTGGATTCGGCGCGTGGCGATCCTGACGCGATGGGCCGGTGCAAGAAGCTGGTCTGGCCGGTGCTGGCGTTCGCGCTCGGTTGCATGGGCGGCGCGCTGGCGTTTATCGCGGTCGGTTTCAACGGCTTGCTGTTGCCGTGCGCGCTGCTGTTGTGGCTGGCCGTGGCCGCCGTCGACTAA
- a CDS encoding XapX domain-containing protein, protein MKIYIVSIATGLLVGIIYGFLNVRSPAPPVIALVGLLGILLGEQVPPLLRQLWQPQQAQAKQVSWIEDHVKPHCFGQLPGAQPEDQTKRKA, encoded by the coding sequence ATGAAGATTTACATCGTCTCGATTGCCACCGGCCTGCTGGTCGGCATCATCTACGGATTCTTGAACGTACGCTCGCCGGCGCCGCCGGTCATCGCGCTGGTCGGCCTGCTGGGCATCCTGCTCGGCGAACAGGTACCGCCGTTGCTGCGGCAGCTATGGCAACCGCAGCAAGCGCAGGCCAAGCAGGTGTCGTGGATCGAAGACCACGTCAAGCCGCATTGCTTCGGCCAGCTGCCAGGCGCGCAGCCTGAAGATCAAACGAAAAGGAAAGCATAA
- a CDS encoding D-amino acid dehydrogenase: protein MKTIAVIGGGITGVTTAYALAKRGLRVTLLERHRYPAMETSFANGGQLSASNAEVWNHSATVAKGLKWMLRKDAPLLLNPKPSWHKLSWLAEFISAMPDYRENTIAIAKLAVAARAHLFSWAEEERIDFDLKRAGILHIYRDRADFEHGEDVSLLLAQGGVHRRTVTPEEMRAIEPTLAGDYYAGHYTESDSSGDIHKFTTGLAQAAQRLGVRMRFGQQVVGLSADARGACVSVLQDGVPDIGVYDGVVICAGTASRELAAMLGDRVNVYPVKGYSITVHLDDDASRAAAPTVSLEDDAAKLVTSRLGEHRFRVAGTAEFNGFNRDIRADRIVPLVDWVRQRFPGVSTRNITPWAGLRPMMPNLMPRVGQGRLPGVFYNTGHGHLGWTLSAATADIVAATVEANLRSVAQRTAVPLKMA from the coding sequence ATGAAGACCATCGCAGTCATCGGCGGCGGCATCACCGGGGTGACCACCGCCTACGCGCTGGCCAAACGCGGCCTGCGCGTGACGCTGCTCGAGCGCCACCGCTATCCGGCGATGGAGACTTCGTTCGCCAACGGCGGCCAGCTCTCGGCCTCAAACGCGGAGGTGTGGAACCACAGCGCCACCGTCGCCAAGGGGTTGAAGTGGATGCTGCGCAAGGACGCGCCGCTGCTGCTCAACCCCAAGCCCAGCTGGCACAAGCTGTCCTGGCTGGCGGAGTTCATCTCCGCCATGCCGGACTACCGCGAAAACACCATCGCCATCGCCAAACTGGCGGTGGCGGCGCGCGCGCATTTGTTCAGCTGGGCCGAGGAGGAGCGCATCGACTTCGACCTCAAACGCGCCGGCATCCTGCACATCTACCGCGACCGCGCCGACTTCGAACACGGCGAGGACGTTTCGCTGCTGCTGGCGCAGGGCGGCGTGCATCGGCGCACCGTCACGCCCGAGGAGATGCGCGCGATCGAACCCACGCTCGCGGGCGACTACTACGCCGGCCACTACACCGAGAGCGACAGCTCCGGCGACATCCACAAATTCACCACCGGCCTGGCGCAGGCGGCGCAGCGGCTCGGCGTGCGCATGCGCTTCGGCCAGCAGGTGGTGGGCCTGAGCGCGGACGCGCGCGGCGCCTGCGTCAGCGTGCTGCAGGACGGCGTGCCGGACATCGGCGTCTACGACGGCGTGGTGATCTGCGCCGGCACCGCCAGCCGCGAACTGGCGGCCATGCTGGGCGACCGGGTCAACGTCTACCCGGTCAAGGGCTATTCGATCACCGTCCACCTGGACGACGACGCCAGCCGCGCCGCCGCCCCCACGGTGAGCCTGGAGGACGACGCCGCCAAGCTGGTCACCAGCCGGCTGGGCGAGCACCGCTTCCGCGTCGCCGGCACGGCCGAATTCAATGGCTTCAACCGCGACATCCGCGCCGACCGCATCGTCCCGCTGGTCGACTGGGTGCGGCAGCGCTTCCCCGGCGTCTCCACGCGCAACATCACGCCATGGGCGGGGTTGCGGCCGATGATGCCCAACCTGATGCCGCGCGTCGGCCAGGGCAGGCTGCCTGGCGTTTTCTACAATACCGGGCATGGCCACCTGGGCTGGACCTTGTCGGCCGCCACCGCCGACATCGTCGCCGCCACCGTCGAAGCCAATCTGCGCTCTGTGGCGCAGCGCACCGCCGTCCCCTTGAAAATGGCCTAA
- a CDS encoding response regulator transcription factor, whose translation MRLDSKTWPQMAVGGSNGTAAILHQGEKINVLVAHADAIVNAGLAALLGAGADVSVRSATVPDDALHCGADVVVLDHKGALELMRRRADAQHGQLEQLPKVLIVTQLDREWEVRTAMMAGVHGYLLQNSPADQLLSAVRSLSRGMRYLSADLSRCVADSFTRIGLTSRETDVLQLLAQGQCNKSIARELGIGVGTVKTHVKGLFDKLGATARTHAVVLATRRGLVGDSVHSQH comes from the coding sequence ATGCGACTCGATAGCAAAACCTGGCCGCAGATGGCCGTGGGAGGTAGCAATGGGACCGCCGCCATCCTCCATCAGGGCGAAAAAATCAATGTGCTGGTGGCGCACGCGGACGCCATCGTCAACGCCGGCCTGGCCGCGCTGCTCGGCGCCGGCGCCGATGTCTCGGTCAGGAGCGCCACCGTCCCGGACGACGCGCTGCACTGCGGTGCCGACGTCGTCGTCCTCGACCACAAAGGTGCGCTGGAACTCATGCGCCGCCGCGCCGACGCCCAGCACGGCCAGCTCGAACAACTGCCCAAGGTATTGATCGTCACGCAGCTGGACCGCGAGTGGGAGGTGCGCACGGCGATGATGGCCGGCGTGCACGGCTACCTGCTGCAAAACAGCCCGGCCGACCAGCTGCTGTCGGCGGTGCGCTCGCTGAGCCGCGGCATGCGCTACCTGAGCGCGGACCTGAGCCGCTGCGTGGCCGACAGCTTTACCCGCATCGGCCTGACCAGCCGCGAAACCGACGTGCTGCAGCTGCTGGCGCAAGGCCAATGCAACAAGTCCATCGCGCGCGAACTGGGAATCGGCGTCGGCACCGTCAAGACGCACGTCAAAGGCCTTTTCGACAAGCTTGGCGCAACGGCACGCACCCACGCGGTGGTGCTGGCCACGCGCCGGGGGCTGGTCGGCGACAGCGTCCATAGTCAGCACTAG
- a CDS encoding LysR family transcriptional regulator: protein MIDALHCLIAVVEHRSLSRAAVQLEMAVSSVSRKLDALEAQLGARLLVRSSRHVVLTDAGERFLPRARNILAELAEGQAAVQETESEPRGLLTVTAPAGFARLHVAPALATFLRRYPRLEVDLHVSDSVVDLASRRVDVAVRAGVLPDGDLVATRLAPNNRVVSASPAYLARHGWPASPEDLLNHQCLSMVGKSPRAWWRFDGVNQHQPLDVRSALRCDDTDTLMQAAIAGAGLVHLANWMVSDAIVAGKLVPVFPMAPLQRGGPSAKHDPAESAIHAVHMPGRSNQAKSHLLIDHLREYFGDPPYWDLAMEAARAGERRAPA, encoded by the coding sequence ATGATCGATGCCTTGCATTGCCTGATCGCAGTGGTCGAGCACCGCAGCCTGTCGCGTGCGGCGGTGCAGCTGGAGATGGCCGTGTCGTCCGTCTCGCGCAAGCTCGACGCGCTGGAGGCGCAGTTGGGCGCCCGGCTGCTGGTGCGCAGCTCGCGCCACGTGGTGCTGACCGACGCCGGCGAGCGATTTTTACCCCGCGCCCGGAATATCCTGGCCGAGTTGGCCGAAGGGCAGGCGGCGGTGCAGGAGACTGAAAGCGAGCCGCGCGGCCTGTTGACGGTCACCGCCCCGGCCGGTTTCGCCCGGCTGCATGTGGCGCCCGCCCTCGCGACGTTTTTGCGCCGCTATCCAAGGCTGGAGGTCGATTTACACGTCAGCGACAGTGTCGTCGACCTGGCCTCGCGCCGGGTCGATGTGGCGGTGCGCGCCGGCGTGCTGCCCGATGGGGATCTGGTGGCGACGCGGCTGGCGCCGAACAACCGCGTGGTCAGCGCCAGCCCGGCGTATCTCGCGCGTCATGGCTGGCCGGCGTCGCCCGAGGATTTGCTGAACCACCAGTGCCTGTCGATGGTGGGCAAGTCGCCGCGCGCGTGGTGGCGTTTCGACGGCGTCAATCAACACCAGCCGCTGGACGTGAGAAGCGCGCTGCGCTGCGACGACACGGATACGCTCATGCAAGCGGCTATAGCGGGGGCGGGACTGGTTCACCTGGCCAACTGGATGGTGAGCGACGCGATCGTGGCCGGTAAGCTGGTGCCCGTGTTTCCGATGGCGCCGCTGCAACGGGGAGGCCCGTCAGCCAAGCACGATCCGGCCGAATCGGCGATCCACGCCGTGCACATGCCGGGCCGCTCCAACCAGGCCAAGTCGCACCTGTTGATCGATCATTTGCGGGAATATTTCGGCGATCCGCCGTATTGGGACTTGGCCATGGAGGCCGCCAGGGCGGGCGAGCGCCGCGCCCCGGCTTAA
- a CDS encoding response regulator transcription factor gives MELSNAPRPITVLVVDDHPLLRAGLGEAISSQDDMRLVGEANNGREAIERYEALRPDVTIMDIAMPEMCGVTALQHIRREHSGARIIMLTTYKGDAQILRAVQGGASGFLLKSTLRRELLDTVRGVHMGQRRIPPEIAMELAQHMGQGPLSPREMEVLNHAAGGNSNRRIAEHLSISEETVKAHMKNVLAKLAANDRTHAVTIALKRGIISITTI, from the coding sequence ATGGAACTCAGCAACGCACCCCGCCCCATCACTGTGCTGGTCGTCGACGACCATCCGCTGCTGCGCGCCGGCCTTGGCGAGGCCATCTCCAGCCAGGACGACATGCGCCTGGTCGGCGAGGCCAACAACGGCCGCGAGGCCATCGAGCGCTATGAGGCGCTGCGCCCGGACGTCACCATCATGGACATCGCCATGCCGGAAATGTGTGGCGTGACGGCGCTACAGCACATCCGCCGCGAACACAGCGGCGCGCGCATCATCATGCTGACCACTTATAAGGGCGACGCCCAGATCCTGCGCGCCGTGCAAGGCGGCGCCAGCGGCTTCCTGCTGAAAAGTACCCTGCGGCGCGAATTGCTCGACACCGTGCGCGGCGTCCACATGGGCCAGCGCCGCATCCCGCCGGAAATCGCCATGGAACTGGCCCAGCACATGGGCCAAGGCCCGCTGAGCCCGCGCGAAATGGAAGTGCTCAATCACGCCGCCGGCGGCAATTCGAACCGCCGCATCGCCGAGCACCTGTCGATTTCCGAGGAGACCGTCAAGGCGCACATGAAAAACGTGCTGGCCAAACTGGCCGCGAACGACCGTACCCATGCGGTGACGATCGCCCTCAAGCGCGGCATTATCAGTATTACGACGATTTAG
- a CDS encoding DoxX family protein → MAFPAFLRAPWVRWCGLLLLCSAYLQGGIDKLTDFGGAVAEMQHFGVSPAAPMAAVVIGGEIGASLMILAGFYRWLGAGYLAVFTLMATFMANRFWEVTGPARFMAENGFFEHLGLTGAFVLVAWYDIQKGKDGTR, encoded by the coding sequence ATGGCCTTCCCAGCATTTTTGCGCGCGCCGTGGGTGCGCTGGTGTGGCCTGTTGCTGCTGTGCTCCGCGTATCTGCAGGGCGGCATCGACAAGCTGACCGACTTTGGCGGCGCGGTCGCCGAGATGCAGCACTTCGGCGTGTCGCCGGCCGCGCCGATGGCCGCCGTGGTGATCGGCGGCGAGATCGGCGCCTCGCTGATGATACTGGCCGGCTTCTACCGCTGGCTGGGCGCCGGCTACCTGGCGGTGTTCACCCTGATGGCCACCTTTATGGCCAACCGCTTTTGGGAGGTGACCGGGCCGGCGCGCTTTATGGCAGAAAACGGCTTCTTCGAACATTTGGGCTTGACCGGCGCGTTCGTGCTGGTGGCCTGGTACGATATTCAGAAAGGTAAGGATGGAACGCGGTGA
- a CDS encoding amidohydrolase, whose translation MTPITHSSPDLILHRGLFTTLDRSNPHAEAVAIKDGRFTHVGRANEIMALAGPATKVIDLQGKRVLPGLIDNHCHIIRGGLNFNLELRWDGVRSLADAMEMLKTQVAITPAPQWVRVVGGFTEHQFAEKRLPTIAELNAVAPDTPVFILHLYDRALLNGAALRAVGYDKNTPAPHGGEILRDAAGNPTGLLLAKPNAAILYQTLAKGPKLPLEYQVNSTRHFMRELNRLGVTGAIDAGGGFQNYPEDYQVIQQLSDAKQLTIRLAYNLFTQKPTQEKEDFLNWTQSVTYQQGDDYFRHNGAGEMLTFSAADFEDFRQPRPDMPDNMEDDLEGVVRVLAQNRWPWRMHATYDETISRALDVFEKVNQDIPLAGLNWFFDHAETISDQSIDRIAALGGGVAVQHRMAYQGEYFVERYGHGAAEATPPVKKILEAGVKVSAGTDATRVASYNPWVSLAWMITGKTVGGMQLYPRANCLDRETALRMWTENTTWFSNEVGKKGRIEVGQLADLIVPDKDFYACAESEISDMSSRLTIVGGKIVYAAGEFASYDEAPPPAMPDWSPVRRFGGYAGWGEQIGNNRAALKELEQRKRQQAQLREQQAACGCAKQCNVHGHQHATAWTSKLPIADLKSFWGALGCACWAV comes from the coding sequence ATGACCCCCATCACCCACAGCAGTCCCGACCTGATTTTGCACCGCGGCCTGTTCACCACCCTTGACCGCTCCAACCCGCACGCGGAGGCGGTGGCCATCAAGGACGGCCGCTTCACCCATGTCGGCCGCGCCAACGAGATCATGGCGCTCGCCGGTCCGGCCACGAAGGTCATCGACCTGCAGGGCAAGCGGGTGCTGCCTGGCCTGATCGACAACCACTGCCACATCATCCGTGGCGGCCTGAATTTCAACCTGGAGCTGCGCTGGGACGGCGTACGCAGCCTGGCCGACGCGATGGAAATGCTCAAGACGCAGGTGGCGATCACGCCGGCGCCGCAGTGGGTGCGCGTGGTGGGCGGCTTCACCGAACACCAATTTGCCGAGAAGCGCCTGCCGACCATCGCCGAATTGAACGCGGTGGCGCCGGACACGCCGGTGTTCATCCTGCACCTGTACGACCGCGCCTTGCTGAATGGCGCCGCCCTGCGCGCCGTCGGCTACGACAAGAACACGCCGGCCCCGCACGGCGGCGAGATACTGCGCGACGCCGCCGGCAATCCGACCGGCCTGCTGCTGGCCAAGCCCAACGCCGCCATCCTGTACCAGACCCTGGCCAAGGGGCCGAAGCTGCCGCTGGAATACCAGGTCAACTCGACCCGCCACTTCATGCGCGAACTCAATCGCCTCGGCGTGACCGGCGCCATCGACGCCGGCGGCGGTTTCCAGAATTATCCCGAGGATTACCAGGTGATCCAGCAGCTGTCGGACGCCAAGCAGCTGACGATACGCCTGGCCTACAACCTGTTCACGCAAAAGCCGACGCAGGAAAAAGAGGACTTCCTCAACTGGACGCAAAGCGTGACCTACCAGCAGGGCGACGACTACTTCCGCCACAACGGCGCCGGCGAGATGCTGACCTTCTCGGCGGCCGACTTCGAGGACTTCCGCCAGCCGCGTCCCGACATGCCGGACAATATGGAAGACGACCTGGAAGGCGTGGTGCGGGTGCTGGCGCAGAACCGCTGGCCGTGGCGCATGCACGCCACCTACGATGAAACCATCAGCCGCGCGCTGGACGTGTTCGAGAAGGTCAACCAGGACATCCCGCTGGCGGGTCTGAACTGGTTCTTCGACCATGCCGAAACCATCTCCGACCAGTCGATCGACCGCATCGCCGCGCTGGGCGGCGGCGTCGCCGTGCAGCACCGCATGGCTTACCAGGGCGAATACTTCGTCGAGCGCTACGGCCACGGCGCGGCCGAAGCCACGCCGCCCGTCAAGAAGATCCTGGAAGCGGGCGTGAAGGTCTCCGCCGGCACCGACGCCACCCGCGTCGCCTCGTACAACCCGTGGGTGTCGCTGGCCTGGATGATCACCGGTAAAACCGTGGGCGGCATGCAGCTGTACCCGCGCGCCAATTGCCTGGACCGCGAAACGGCGCTGCGCATGTGGACCGAGAACACCACCTGGTTCTCGAATGAAGTGGGCAAGAAGGGCCGCATCGAAGTGGGCCAGCTGGCCGACCTGATCGTGCCGGACAAGGATTTCTACGCCTGCGCGGAAAGCGAGATCTCCGATATGAGCTCGCGCCTGACCATCGTCGGCGGCAAGATCGTCTACGCGGCAGGGGAATTCGCCAGCTACGACGAGGCGCCGCCGCCGGCCATGCCCGACTGGTCGCCGGTGCGCCGCTTCGGCGGTTACGCCGGCTGGGGTGAACAGATTGGTAACAACCGCGCCGCCCTCAAGGAGCTGGAACAGCGCAAGCGCCAGCAGGCGCAGTTGCGCGAGCAGCAGGCCGCCTGCGGCTGCGCCAAGCAGTGCAATGTGCACGGCCACCAGCATGCCACGGCGTGGACCAGCAAGCTGCCGATCGCCGACCTGAAAAGCTTCTGGGGCGCGCTGGGTTGCGCCTGCTGGGCGGTGTGA
- a CDS encoding tetratricopeptide repeat protein, which produces MKTKSLASIALLAGAMALAAPVFAAAPTVHDVYVAAEAGKFTEAQALMDQVLKEHPNSAKAHFVEAELLAKQGKFAAAQKSLETAERLSPGLPKVDATAVSKLRAVIATGEAKPKENYTQHKPAAEKTGYNSGGYANGASAGSGSSGGGIPWGTVLLMGGLLVGFIFIASRFMSRRAQQGGAGGMGGGGFNQGGQGFNPGGTPPGYPPGGGYPQQGYGPGYGQQPQGNGMGSRIMGGLATGAALGAGLVAGEAIARQFTGGHENGGNAANDQGRSDIVYDDPAQSNIVQNDDMGGNDFGVSGGWDDSGGADAGGGSDEWN; this is translated from the coding sequence ATGAAGACAAAATCCTTAGCAAGCATCGCTTTGCTGGCCGGCGCGATGGCGTTGGCGGCGCCGGTCTTTGCGGCTGCTCCCACCGTACACGATGTCTACGTCGCCGCCGAAGCGGGAAAATTCACCGAAGCGCAGGCGCTGATGGACCAGGTGCTCAAGGAGCACCCCAACAGCGCCAAAGCCCACTTCGTCGAAGCCGAACTGCTGGCCAAACAAGGCAAGTTCGCGGCCGCGCAAAAGTCGCTGGAGACGGCCGAACGCCTCTCGCCCGGCCTGCCCAAGGTCGACGCCACCGCCGTCAGCAAGCTGCGCGCCGTGATCGCCACCGGCGAAGCCAAGCCGAAGGAAAATTACACGCAGCACAAACCAGCCGCCGAGAAGACCGGCTATAACAGCGGCGGCTACGCCAACGGCGCCAGCGCCGGTTCGGGCTCCAGCGGCGGCGGCATCCCATGGGGCACGGTGCTGCTGATGGGCGGCCTGCTGGTCGGCTTCATTTTTATCGCCTCGCGCTTCATGTCGCGCCGCGCGCAGCAAGGCGGCGCGGGCGGCATGGGCGGCGGCGGATTTAACCAGGGTGGCCAGGGCTTCAATCCGGGCGGCACGCCTCCGGGTTATCCTCCCGGCGGCGGTTATCCGCAGCAGGGATACGGTCCGGGCTACGGCCAGCAACCACAGGGTAACGGCATGGGTTCGCGCATTATGGGCGGCCTGGCGACCGGCGCGGCGTTGGGCGCGGGCCTGGTGGCCGGCGAGGCGATCGCCCGCCAGTTCACGGGCGGCCATGAGAATGGCGGCAACGCCGCCAACGACCAGGGACGCAGCGACATCGTCTATGACGATCCGGCGCAGAGCAACATCGTGCAGAACGACGACATGGGCGGCAACGACTTCGGCGTCAGCGGCGGCTGGGACGATTCCGGCGGCGCCGATGCCGGTGGCGGCAGCGACGAGTGGAATTAA
- a CDS encoding TonB-dependent receptor, with the protein MQRTPQLRTLPLLLAAAFYASHAHAEDSAAADGAPAPMQQVDVIAHLKSARIDLSPNVGTTVYSIDRHMIDQLGQGDNTPFNEVLLRLPGVAQDSKASGSIHVRDDHANVQYRVNGVQLPESITGFGQSIDTRFVQQTDFITGALPAQFGLRTAGIVDIQTKEGTGKSGGRVGVLVGSNDYVAPSAEFFGNQGAFNYYLSGSYLTNKMGIENPLPTRDAIHNETKQAKSFGSLSWFLDDQTRLGLMFGTYNGRFQIPNNPDQAPAFSLTAQSDAAAGTNSLPSSRLDERQREVNRFLVLSLQKSLGDLNYQVSAFHQYSELHYTPDPVGDLVYNGVGSNTLRSNSSSGVQFDASYKLNDTHTVRTGLAYSRQNTHSDNSVSVFDMNADGTQAGTDPRTIVDNSSQIGKLSSIYLQDEWHIAGPLTLNYGLRYDKVSAFINEHQWSPRVNLAYQVAKDTSLHAGYSRYFTPPPQELAAQSSIDKYAGTSNAPQVPVSDNVKAERTNYFDAGLSHKFNEQLTVTADAYYKKIHNMLDEGQFGQALILSPFNYDRGYAKGLELSAVYSEKDWGAFLNVTSQKAKAQNITSGQSLFAPDELAYISNHYIFVDHDQTYTVSGGAHYHFGDSQVSGDVLYGSGLRMTPDGGAPNSGALPGYVTANLTLTHDWKNTPVGNVEGRLAVINLFDRSYLLRDGSGVGVGAPQYGARRTLYAGLSTSF; encoded by the coding sequence ATGCAACGCACTCCACAACTCCGCACCCTGCCACTGCTGCTGGCCGCCGCCTTTTACGCTTCACATGCCCACGCAGAGGACAGCGCTGCCGCCGACGGCGCCCCCGCGCCGATGCAGCAGGTCGACGTGATCGCCCACCTGAAAAGCGCGCGCATCGACCTCTCGCCCAACGTCGGCACCACCGTTTACTCGATCGACCGCCACATGATCGACCAACTGGGCCAGGGCGACAACACGCCGTTCAACGAAGTGCTGCTGCGCCTCCCCGGCGTGGCCCAGGACTCCAAGGCGTCCGGCTCGATCCACGTGCGCGACGACCACGCCAACGTGCAGTACCGCGTCAACGGCGTGCAGCTGCCGGAGAGTATCACCGGCTTCGGCCAGTCGATCGATACCCGCTTTGTGCAGCAGACCGATTTCATCACCGGCGCGCTGCCGGCACAATTCGGCCTGCGCACCGCCGGCATCGTCGACATCCAGACCAAGGAAGGCACGGGCAAATCGGGCGGCCGTGTCGGCGTGCTGGTGGGCAGCAACGACTACGTCGCGCCAAGCGCGGAATTCTTCGGCAACCAGGGCGCGTTCAACTACTACCTGTCGGGCAGCTATCTGACCAATAAAATGGGCATCGAAAACCCGCTGCCGACCCGCGACGCCATCCACAACGAAACCAAGCAGGCCAAATCGTTCGGCAGCCTGTCCTGGTTCCTCGACGACCAGACCCGTTTGGGCCTGATGTTCGGCACCTATAACGGCCGCTTCCAGATCCCGAACAACCCCGACCAGGCGCCGGCGTTTTCGCTCACCGCCCAAAGCGACGCCGCCGCCGGCACCAACAGCTTGCCGTCGTCCCGGCTCGACGAGCGCCAGCGGGAGGTCAACCGCTTCCTGGTGCTGTCGCTGCAAAAGAGCCTGGGCGACCTGAATTACCAGGTCTCGGCCTTCCATCAATACTCCGAGCTGCATTACACGCCTGACCCGGTGGGGGATCTGGTTTACAACGGCGTCGGCTCGAACACCCTGCGCTCGAACTCCTCCAGCGGCGTGCAGTTCGACGCCAGCTACAAGCTGAACGACACGCACACCGTGCGCACCGGCCTGGCCTACTCGCGCCAGAACACGCACAGCGACAACAGCGTCTCCGTGTTCGACATGAACGCCGACGGCACGCAGGCCGGCACCGATCCGCGCACCATCGTCGATAACAGCAGCCAGATCGGCAAACTGTCGAGCATCTACCTGCAGGATGAGTGGCATATCGCCGGGCCGCTGACGTTGAACTACGGCCTGCGCTACGACAAGGTGTCGGCCTTCATCAACGAGCATCAATGGAGTCCCCGTGTGAACCTGGCCTACCAGGTGGCCAAGGACACTTCGCTGCACGCCGGCTATTCGCGCTACTTCACGCCGCCACCGCAGGAGCTGGCCGCGCAGTCCAGCATCGACAAGTACGCCGGCACCTCGAACGCTCCGCAAGTGCCGGTGTCGGACAACGTCAAGGCCGAACGCACCAACTACTTCGACGCGGGCCTGAGCCACAAATTCAACGAGCAGTTGACGGTGACGGCGGACGCCTACTACAAGAAGATCCACAACATGCTCGACGAGGGACAGTTCGGCCAGGCGCTGATCCTGTCGCCGTTTAATTACGATCGCGGCTACGCCAAGGGACTGGAACTGTCGGCGGTCTACAGCGAGAAGGATTGGGGCGCCTTCCTGAACGTGACGTCGCAGAAGGCCAAGGCGCAGAACATCACCTCCGGCCAGTCGCTGTTCGCGCCCGACGAACTGGCGTACATCTCCAACCACTATATCTTTGTCGATCATGACCAGACCTACACCGTCTCGGGCGGCGCGCACTACCACTTCGGCGACTCGCAGGTCAGCGGCGACGTCCTGTACGGCAGCGGCCTGCGCATGACGCCGGACGGCGGCGCGCCGAATTCGGGCGCGCTGCCCGGCTATGTCACGGCCAACCTGACGCTCACGCATGACTGGAAAAACACCCCGGTCGGCAATGTCGAGGGGCGGCTGGCGGTGATCAACCTGTTCGACCGATCCTACCTGCTGCGCGACGGCTCCGGCGTCGGCGTCGGCGCGCCGCAGTACGGCGCGCGCCGCACGCTGTACGCCGGCCTGTCGACCAGCTTCTGA